The Blastococcus sp. HT6-4 genome window below encodes:
- a CDS encoding metallophosphoesterase, with protein sequence MSLTRRQFLAAAAGVGGAAVAGGVLADQVWPLLSREDLVPGRTPELVLPPRAWTTTPDRLTFAAVGDTGTGGRQAIAVATRMAQGYEQNPYGLITHLGDICYYGRIEDRFDDVFLRPYGPLIEAGVDVELAIGNHDGDVYFSDARLEEIETELRLLGTPARYYRSTHGPVDFFYLDSSRPGLFGSTATEQIDWLDDALSTSTSQWKIVCLHHPPYSSGRHGSTPGAEELLVPVLERHAVDLVLTGHDHHYERTVPLNGITYVVSGGGAKLTPVRPSRITAAAASVLQYLHVEVDGDRLTGRCIRPDGAFADRFTLRAREGR encoded by the coding sequence ATGTCGCTGACCCGACGGCAGTTCCTCGCGGCCGCGGCCGGCGTCGGCGGGGCGGCGGTCGCCGGCGGCGTGCTCGCCGACCAGGTGTGGCCGCTGCTGAGCAGGGAGGACCTGGTCCCCGGCCGGACGCCCGAGCTCGTCCTGCCCCCGCGGGCGTGGACCACCACCCCGGACCGGCTCACCTTCGCCGCCGTCGGCGACACGGGCACCGGTGGCCGGCAGGCGATCGCCGTCGCCACCCGCATGGCGCAGGGCTACGAGCAGAACCCCTACGGGCTGATCACCCACCTCGGTGACATCTGCTACTACGGCCGCATCGAGGACCGGTTCGACGACGTCTTCCTCCGCCCCTACGGGCCGCTCATCGAGGCCGGGGTCGACGTCGAGCTGGCCATCGGCAACCACGACGGGGACGTGTACTTCAGCGACGCCCGGCTCGAGGAGATCGAGACCGAGCTCCGGCTGCTCGGCACGCCCGCGCGGTACTACCGGAGCACGCACGGCCCGGTCGACTTCTTCTACCTCGACTCCAGCCGGCCCGGCCTGTTCGGGTCGACGGCGACCGAGCAGATCGACTGGCTGGACGACGCGCTGAGCACCTCCACGAGCCAGTGGAAGATCGTCTGCCTGCACCACCCGCCGTACTCGTCGGGCCGCCACGGGTCCACCCCCGGCGCCGAGGAGTTGCTCGTGCCGGTGCTCGAGCGGCACGCCGTGGACCTGGTGCTGACCGGGCACGACCACCACTACGAGCGCACCGTGCCGCTGAACGGGATCACCTACGTGGTCAGCGGCGGTGGTGCCAAGCTCACCCCGGTGCGCCCGAGCCGCATCACCGCGGCCGCGGCATCGGTGCTGCAGTACCTGCACGTCGAGGTCGACGGCGACCGGCTCACCGGCCGGTGCATCCGCCCCGACGGCGCCTTCGCCGACCGGTTCACCCTCCGCGCCCGCGAGGGCCGGTGA
- a CDS encoding alpha/beta hydrolase, whose protein sequence is MPGELLRTDVGDLTFDVRVDGPEDGRPVLLLHGFPETSASWAAVTPLLTQAGLRTYAPDQLGYSPGARPAEVEAYAMQNLAQVTADLMTALEIPVADVVGHDWGANVAWTLAAWHADRVRSLTAVSVPHPAAYTAAFRIDPEQKERSAYIRLFWQPGKAEEVLLADDARRLRRMLLGAEGDTGVSPEAADEYVAVLSAPGALTAALNWYRAMSSDIRVDKVEVPTTYVWSDGDVAIGRTAAEACAEFVTGDYRFVELPGVTHWIPEQAPEQLAAAILDRVSST, encoded by the coding sequence ATGCCCGGAGAGCTGCTGCGCACCGACGTCGGCGACCTGACCTTCGACGTGCGGGTCGACGGCCCCGAGGACGGACGGCCGGTGCTGCTGCTGCACGGCTTCCCGGAGACCTCGGCGTCCTGGGCGGCGGTGACGCCGCTGCTCACCCAGGCCGGGCTGCGCACCTACGCGCCCGACCAGCTGGGCTACTCCCCCGGCGCCCGCCCGGCGGAGGTCGAGGCCTACGCCATGCAGAACCTCGCCCAGGTGACGGCGGACCTCATGACGGCGCTGGAGATCCCGGTGGCCGACGTCGTGGGCCACGACTGGGGCGCGAACGTCGCCTGGACCCTGGCGGCCTGGCACGCCGACCGGGTGCGCTCGCTCACCGCCGTCTCGGTGCCCCACCCGGCCGCCTACACCGCGGCCTTCCGCATCGACCCGGAGCAGAAGGAACGCTCGGCCTACATCCGGCTGTTCTGGCAGCCGGGCAAGGCCGAGGAGGTGCTGCTGGCCGACGACGCGCGGCGGTTGCGCCGGATGCTGCTGGGCGCGGAGGGCGACACGGGGGTCTCCCCCGAGGCCGCCGACGAGTACGTCGCCGTGCTGTCGGCGCCCGGCGCGCTCACCGCGGCGCTGAACTGGTACCGGGCGATGAGCTCCGACATCCGGGTGGACAAGGTCGAGGTGCCGACGACGTACGTGTGGAGCGACGGTGACGTCGCGATCGGCCGGACAGCGGCGGAGGCGTGCGCGGAGTTCGTCACCGGCGACTACCGGTTCGTGGAGCTTCCCGGCGTCACGCACTGGATCCCCGAGCAGGCGCCCGAGCAGCTGGCCGCCGCGATCCTGGACCGAGTCTCCTCGACCTGA
- a CDS encoding ATP-dependent DNA helicase, with protein MTRMHDDQLSFDDLLADAPAPRPEPRRLLTPAEVAARCGLPYAPSGEQAGVVSAPADRPLVVVAGAGSGKTETMAARVSYLVANRIVEPEAILGLTFTRKAASELNERIRKRLGALAGHPQTDGDLRDRLAIAQPTVSTYHGYAAALVAEHGLRIGVEPGAGVLGPAMCWGQAATAVAAWTGDMSDVPLTLLTTVEDVLALAAEMGEHDVTPAALRAWTARLEAQIAGYPDAPRKKGPYAAVAEMVARQRARVALLPLVEAFEARKRAAGAIDYADQVAYAARIAVASAEVGRRERGRWKIVLLDEYQDTSVGQLRMLEALFGGDTGHPVLAVGDPRQSIYGWRGASAGTIERFARTFPGRPGRRAERLTLATSWRNDEAVLAVANAVSGMLPAPAQPLPDLAPAPTAGRGSVTVGLYGTVAEETAALADRFAACWEGRDAGLPPLPGGQHPSMAVLVRTRKQLPGIAAALRERGLPVEVVGLGGLLEVPEVSDVVATLTVLVDPTAGDALGRLLTGARWRIGPRDLAALEARARALVHSRRPARPADGEGADPAAPEPPQERGSIVEALDDLGDAEQYSPAGYRRLRRLGSELAHLRGRIGESLPDLVDEVARALGLEMELASAPGVTPAGARAHLDALHGVAAEFTELAELPSLPAFLGYLRDAEERERGLEPGEVAVNPEAVQLLTGHSAKGLEWDVVAVPGMTADQFPARTNASDSWIKDPGAVPVDLRLTDREELPRLRLPVPGSGDQAVVRGALEDYVEEWKDFGRDEEVRLGYVAVTRAKRLLLCSGSWWRDGVKPCGPSSLLLTAREAVEAGAGTVVHWAPQPDDGASNPALEEWPVGVWPADPLSAGRRRALTAAAQLVEGAAPHPLGPDISLGEADDLVAAWVRDADLLLRERAVAASPTVDVPLPSHLSVSALVTLRRDPAELARRLRRPMPAAPAPQARRGTAFHAWLEERFGAARLVDLDELPGSGDEFAAPDDQLEELRAAFLASEWADRQPVEVEVPFETPLGPLTLRGRIDAVFQREDGGYEVIDWKTGPPPSGGELAAAGVQLAAYRLGWSRLTGVPVERVSAGFHHVAAKETIRPVDLLDEAGLLALVTGSG; from the coding sequence ATGACCCGGATGCACGACGACCAGCTCTCCTTCGACGACCTGCTCGCCGATGCCCCCGCGCCGCGGCCGGAACCGCGCCGGCTGCTCACCCCGGCCGAGGTCGCCGCGCGGTGCGGGCTGCCCTACGCGCCGTCGGGCGAGCAGGCCGGCGTCGTCTCCGCCCCGGCCGACCGGCCGCTGGTCGTCGTGGCCGGCGCGGGGTCGGGCAAGACCGAGACGATGGCCGCCCGGGTGTCGTACCTGGTGGCCAACCGGATCGTCGAGCCTGAGGCCATCCTCGGTCTCACCTTCACCCGCAAGGCCGCCAGCGAGCTCAACGAGCGGATCAGAAAGCGGCTCGGCGCGCTCGCCGGGCACCCGCAGACCGACGGCGACCTGCGGGACCGGCTGGCGATCGCCCAGCCCACCGTGTCGACCTACCACGGCTACGCCGCCGCCCTCGTCGCCGAGCACGGGCTGCGGATCGGCGTCGAGCCCGGCGCCGGCGTCCTGGGCCCGGCCATGTGCTGGGGCCAGGCGGCGACGGCGGTGGCCGCCTGGACCGGGGACATGTCCGACGTCCCGCTCACCCTGCTCACCACGGTCGAGGACGTGCTGGCGCTCGCCGCCGAGATGGGCGAGCACGACGTCACCCCGGCGGCGCTGCGCGCGTGGACCGCGCGGCTGGAGGCGCAGATCGCCGGCTACCCCGACGCGCCCCGCAAGAAGGGCCCGTACGCCGCGGTCGCCGAGATGGTGGCCCGGCAGCGGGCGCGGGTGGCGCTGCTGCCGCTGGTGGAGGCCTTCGAGGCCCGCAAGCGGGCGGCCGGGGCGATCGACTACGCCGACCAGGTCGCCTACGCCGCCCGGATCGCCGTCGCGTCGGCCGAGGTCGGCCGCCGGGAGCGGGGCCGGTGGAAGATCGTGCTGCTCGACGAGTACCAGGACACCAGCGTCGGGCAGCTGCGCATGCTCGAGGCGCTCTTCGGCGGCGACACCGGGCACCCGGTGCTCGCGGTCGGCGACCCGCGCCAGTCCATCTACGGCTGGCGCGGCGCGTCGGCGGGCACCATCGAGCGGTTCGCCCGCACCTTCCCCGGGCGGCCGGGACGCCGTGCCGAGCGGCTGACCCTGGCCACGAGCTGGCGCAACGACGAGGCCGTGCTCGCCGTCGCCAACGCCGTCTCGGGAATGCTGCCCGCGCCGGCGCAGCCGCTGCCCGACCTCGCGCCCGCGCCCACCGCGGGCCGCGGCTCGGTCACCGTCGGGCTGTACGGGACCGTGGCCGAGGAGACCGCGGCGCTGGCCGACCGGTTCGCGGCCTGCTGGGAGGGCCGGGACGCCGGCCTGCCACCGCTGCCCGGCGGCCAGCACCCCTCGATGGCCGTGCTCGTGCGCACCCGCAAGCAGCTGCCCGGCATCGCCGCCGCGCTCCGGGAACGCGGTCTGCCCGTCGAGGTGGTCGGGCTCGGCGGGTTGCTCGAGGTGCCGGAGGTCTCCGACGTCGTCGCCACGCTCACCGTGCTGGTCGACCCGACCGCCGGTGACGCGCTCGGCCGGCTGCTCACCGGCGCCCGCTGGCGGATCGGGCCCCGCGATCTCGCGGCGCTGGAGGCCCGGGCCCGGGCGCTCGTGCACTCCCGCCGGCCGGCGCGCCCGGCCGACGGCGAGGGCGCCGACCCCGCGGCACCCGAGCCCCCGCAGGAGCGCGGGAGCATCGTCGAGGCGCTGGACGACCTCGGTGACGCCGAGCAGTACTCGCCCGCCGGGTACCGCCGGCTGCGCCGGCTGGGGAGCGAGCTCGCGCACCTGCGCGGCCGGATCGGGGAGTCGCTGCCCGACCTGGTCGACGAGGTCGCGCGCGCCCTGGGGCTGGAGATGGAGCTGGCCAGCGCGCCGGGGGTGACGCCGGCCGGGGCGCGGGCCCACCTCGACGCCCTGCACGGCGTGGCCGCCGAGTTCACCGAGCTGGCCGAGCTGCCGTCGCTGCCGGCGTTCCTCGGCTACCTGCGCGACGCGGAGGAACGCGAGCGCGGCCTCGAGCCGGGGGAGGTGGCGGTCAACCCGGAGGCGGTCCAGCTGCTCACCGGGCACTCCGCCAAGGGCCTGGAGTGGGACGTGGTCGCCGTACCCGGCATGACCGCCGACCAGTTCCCCGCCCGCACCAACGCCAGCGACTCCTGGATCAAGGACCCTGGCGCCGTCCCGGTCGACCTGCGGCTCACCGACCGCGAGGAGCTGCCCCGGCTGCGGCTGCCCGTCCCCGGCTCCGGCGACCAGGCGGTCGTCCGCGGCGCGCTCGAGGACTACGTCGAGGAGTGGAAGGACTTCGGCCGCGACGAGGAGGTGCGGCTGGGCTACGTCGCCGTCACCCGGGCCAAGCGGCTGCTGCTGTGCTCGGGCAGCTGGTGGCGCGACGGCGTCAAGCCGTGCGGGCCGTCCTCCCTGCTGCTCACCGCCCGGGAGGCGGTGGAGGCCGGCGCCGGCACCGTCGTCCACTGGGCCCCGCAGCCCGACGACGGCGCGAGCAACCCGGCGCTGGAGGAGTGGCCGGTGGGGGTGTGGCCGGCCGATCCGCTGTCGGCCGGCCGGCGCCGCGCGCTCACCGCCGCCGCCCAACTGGTCGAGGGCGCCGCGCCGCACCCGCTGGGCCCCGACATCTCGCTCGGTGAGGCCGACGACCTCGTCGCCGCCTGGGTGCGCGACGCCGACCTGCTGCTGCGCGAGCGCGCCGTCGCCGCCAGCCCCACGGTCGACGTGCCGCTGCCCTCGCACCTGTCGGTGTCGGCGCTGGTCACCCTGCGCCGCGACCCGGCCGAGCTGGCCCGCCGGCTGCGCCGCCCGATGCCGGCGGCGCCCGCTCCGCAGGCGCGGCGCGGCACGGCGTTCCACGCCTGGCTGGAGGAGCGGTTCGGCGCGGCCCGGCTGGTCGACCTCGACGAGCTGCCCGGCTCCGGCGACGAGTTCGCCGCCCCCGACGACCAGCTCGAGGAGCTGCGCGCGGCCTTCCTCGCCAGCGAGTGGGCCGACCGCCAGCCGGTCGAGGTCGAGGTGCCGTTCGAGACCCCGCTCGGCCCGCTGACCCTGCGCGGCCGGATCGACGCCGTCTTCCAGCGCGAGGACGGGGGCTACGAGGTCATCGACTGGAAGACCGGACCGCCGCCGTCCGGCGGGGAGCTGGCCGCCGCGGGCGTGCAGCTGGCCGCCTACCGGCTGGGCTGGTCACGGCTCACCGGGGTGCCCGTCGAGCGGGTGAGTGCCGGCTTCCACCACGTGGCCGCCAAGGAGACGATCCGCCCGGTCGACCTGCTCGACGAGGCCGGCCTGCTCGCCCTGGTCACCGGGTCGGGCTGA
- a CDS encoding ATP-dependent DNA helicase produces the protein MAQRGGEGGPVYRLLPGREPGTAAPVLDPTQQAVVDHPGGPLLVLAGPGTGKTTTIVEAVATRIDAGIDPEQMLVLTFSRKAAAELRTRITARVARTIREPLARTFHSYAYGVLRRAAVLRGEAPPRLLTSAEQDAVVAQLLEGDVEGEGAVRWPDDLAPALGTAGFRTELRELLLRATERGVGSATLAAWGRETGNAHWVHAAAFQEQYEGVTAFYTAARGDSSGYDPAELVRQAILELTDDPELLRQERERARWLFVDEYQDTDPAQVELLELLAGGGGNLVAVGDPDQSIYAFRGAEPRGIVEFPERFRHTGGRPAARVSLGVCRRSGEELLRVSRKVAEGLPGPWEHRRLAAGERTSAGEAEVHVFGAAAVEAAYVADVLRRAHLLEGVPWSEMAVVVRTAAVLGPFRRALASAGVPVAVSSDDLPLAAQPGVAPFLSALTALLPGPDGTPAGLDEPAAEALLASPLGGATVLDLRRLRRAVRVALARQGVDIAERGTPLALALADDALLEALPEHVVRPAARVAAVLAAGRLALAGDGTAEDVLWAMWQRSGLAGRWARTSAAGGPSGAVADRDLDAVVALFDAAAGFVDRLPSADVRAFVDHLSAQELPGDTGAARAVAGETVRLLTAHAAKGLEWDLVCVSGVQEGVWPDLRERASLLGAEVLVEKAAGIDGARVDRRTLALAEERRLFYVACTRARRRLLVTAVEGALDGADAGATASRFLDLVQPPPEDGRPLTELPRALTLPALVAELRRALTDPHTPAARRSAAASVLRRLADEGVPGAAPARWWGLAPLSDDAPLVPEEDPVRVRPSAIETFQRCPLRWVLGAVGAEASPDATRTVGTAVHEVAQQVAEGLSDAEARAALDVELDQLDLGPGWADQRQRVQAQEMLDRFLRWHATNGRELLTAEGNVDVVVGRARIRGQVDRLERDTEGRLVVVDLKTGKTTAKNTEEHGQLAAYQVAIAAGGFAEHGTVPGGAALLQIGTGAKAKEQHQEPLPVDVPLAQTWAGELVAEVGDGMGAGTFEVRTGTHCARCPARRSCPLQERGRQVTG, from the coding sequence GTGGCACAGCGCGGGGGTGAGGGTGGGCCGGTCTACCGGCTGCTGCCCGGCCGGGAGCCGGGCACCGCTGCACCGGTCCTGGACCCGACGCAGCAGGCCGTGGTCGACCATCCCGGCGGGCCGCTGCTGGTCCTCGCCGGCCCCGGCACGGGCAAGACGACGACGATCGTCGAGGCGGTCGCCACCCGGATCGACGCCGGGATCGACCCCGAGCAGATGCTCGTCCTCACCTTCAGCCGCAAGGCGGCCGCGGAGCTGCGCACCCGGATCACCGCACGCGTGGCCCGCACGATCCGCGAGCCCCTGGCCCGCACCTTCCACTCCTACGCCTACGGCGTCCTCCGTCGGGCCGCGGTGCTGCGCGGCGAGGCGCCGCCGCGGCTGCTGACCTCCGCCGAGCAGGACGCCGTGGTGGCGCAGCTCCTGGAGGGCGACGTCGAGGGCGAGGGCGCCGTCCGGTGGCCGGACGACCTCGCCCCGGCGCTGGGCACCGCCGGGTTCCGCACCGAGCTGCGCGAGCTGCTCCTGCGCGCCACCGAGCGCGGCGTCGGATCGGCCACGCTGGCGGCCTGGGGGCGGGAGACCGGCAACGCGCACTGGGTGCACGCCGCGGCGTTCCAGGAGCAGTACGAGGGCGTCACCGCCTTCTACACGGCCGCGCGGGGCGACTCCTCCGGCTACGACCCGGCGGAGCTGGTCCGCCAGGCCATCCTCGAGCTGACCGACGACCCCGAGCTGCTGCGCCAGGAGCGCGAGCGCGCCCGCTGGCTGTTCGTCGACGAGTACCAGGACACCGACCCCGCGCAGGTCGAGCTGCTCGAACTGCTCGCCGGGGGCGGGGGCAACCTCGTGGCCGTCGGCGACCCCGACCAGTCCATCTACGCCTTCCGCGGGGCCGAGCCGCGCGGCATCGTCGAGTTCCCCGAGCGGTTCCGGCACACCGGCGGGCGCCCGGCCGCCCGGGTGTCGCTCGGCGTCTGCCGGCGCTCGGGCGAGGAGCTGCTGCGGGTCAGCCGGAAGGTCGCCGAGGGCCTGCCGGGCCCGTGGGAGCACCGCCGGCTGGCCGCGGGGGAGCGCACGTCGGCGGGGGAGGCGGAGGTGCACGTCTTCGGCGCCGCCGCGGTCGAGGCGGCGTACGTCGCCGACGTGCTGCGCCGCGCCCACCTGCTCGAGGGCGTCCCGTGGTCCGAGATGGCCGTCGTCGTGCGCACCGCCGCGGTGCTGGGCCCGTTCCGGCGCGCCCTGGCGTCGGCCGGCGTGCCGGTCGCCGTCTCCAGCGACGACCTCCCGCTGGCCGCGCAGCCCGGCGTCGCGCCGTTCCTCAGCGCGCTCACCGCGTTGCTGCCCGGCCCCGACGGCACACCCGCAGGGCTGGACGAGCCGGCGGCCGAGGCGTTGCTGGCCTCGCCGCTGGGCGGCGCGACGGTCCTCGACCTGCGCCGGCTGCGCCGCGCCGTCCGCGTCGCCCTGGCCAGGCAGGGCGTCGACATCGCCGAGCGCGGCACCCCGCTGGCGCTGGCCCTGGCCGACGACGCCCTGCTGGAGGCGCTGCCGGAGCACGTCGTGCGGCCGGCGGCCCGGGTCGCCGCCGTCCTGGCTGCCGGGCGGCTGGCGCTGGCCGGCGACGGCACCGCCGAAGACGTGCTGTGGGCGATGTGGCAGCGCAGCGGGCTGGCCGGCCGCTGGGCGCGGACCAGCGCCGCCGGCGGGCCGTCCGGTGCCGTCGCCGACCGCGATCTCGACGCCGTCGTGGCGCTCTTCGACGCCGCGGCCGGCTTCGTCGACCGGCTGCCCTCGGCCGACGTCCGGGCGTTCGTCGACCACCTGTCCGCGCAGGAGCTGCCCGGTGACACCGGGGCGGCGCGGGCGGTCGCCGGCGAGACGGTCCGGCTGCTCACCGCGCACGCCGCCAAGGGCCTGGAGTGGGACCTCGTCTGCGTCTCCGGCGTCCAGGAGGGGGTGTGGCCCGACCTGCGCGAGCGGGCCTCCCTCCTCGGTGCGGAGGTGCTGGTGGAGAAGGCCGCCGGCATCGACGGCGCCCGGGTCGACCGGCGCACGCTGGCCCTCGCCGAGGAGCGGCGGCTGTTCTACGTCGCCTGCACGCGCGCCCGGCGGCGGCTGCTGGTCACCGCCGTCGAGGGTGCGCTGGACGGCGCCGACGCCGGAGCGACCGCGTCACGATTCCTCGACCTGGTGCAGCCACCCCCGGAGGACGGCCGGCCGCTCACCGAGCTGCCGCGCGCCCTGACCCTGCCCGCCCTGGTCGCCGAGCTGCGGCGGGCCCTGACCGATCCGCACACCCCGGCGGCCCGGCGCTCGGCGGCGGCCTCGGTGCTGCGCCGGCTGGCCGACGAGGGGGTGCCCGGGGCGGCACCGGCCCGCTGGTGGGGGCTCGCGCCGCTGTCCGACGACGCGCCCCTGGTTCCCGAGGAGGACCCCGTGCGGGTGCGGCCCTCGGCCATCGAGACCTTCCAGCGCTGCCCGCTGCGCTGGGTGCTCGGCGCGGTCGGCGCCGAGGCCTCGCCCGATGCCACCCGCACCGTCGGCACGGCGGTGCACGAGGTCGCCCAGCAGGTGGCCGAGGGGCTGTCGGACGCCGAAGCGCGCGCGGCGCTCGACGTCGAGCTCGACCAGCTGGACCTCGGGCCCGGCTGGGCCGACCAGCGGCAGCGCGTCCAGGCCCAGGAGATGCTCGACCGCTTCCTCCGGTGGCACGCCACCAACGGCCGCGAGCTCCTCACGGCGGAGGGGAATGTCGACGTGGTGGTCGGGCGGGCGCGCATCCGCGGGCAGGTCGACCGGCTGGAACGGGACACCGAGGGCCGGCTGGTCGTGGTCGACCTCAAGACCGGGAAGACCACCGCCAAGAACACCGAGGAGCACGGGCAGCTGGCCGCCTACCAGGTCGCGATCGCGGCCGGCGGGTTCGCCGAGCACGGCACGGTGCCCGGCGGTGCCGCGCTGCTGCAGATCGGCACCGGGGCCAAGGCCAAGGAGCAGCACCAGGAGCCGCTGCCCGTCGACGTGCCGCTCGCGCAGACCTGGGCCGGGGAGCTCGTCGCCGAGGTGGGCGACGGGATGGGGGCGGGCACCTTCGAGGTGCGCACCGGCACCCACTGCGCCCGCTGTCCTGCCCGCCGCAGCTGCCCGCTCCAGGAGCGGGGACGGCAGGTGACCGGATGA
- a CDS encoding biosynthetic peptidoglycan transglycosylase: MRPAPASTRPPRRRAVRWSRRVAQLLAGVLVLLAAAFAVLWAVMPGVADAEERVTARLAEHAGAPLDADVPPRIAAALLATEDSHFRSHPGIDWRGVLRAPLGLVTGVDQGGSTLHQQLARALYEDGATDPAAKARAVVLAVKLDRAWSDEQILRMYLDTAYFGHGFYGVRAAAEGYFGRAPEQLTWAQATMLVGLVQAPSAYDPLVHPERAAARQEHVLDRLVAVGALDRAEADEVAAQPWDLVGAG; this comes from the coding sequence GTGCGCCCAGCCCCGGCATCCACCCGCCCGCCACGCCGGCGGGCCGTCCGGTGGTCGCGCCGCGTCGCGCAGCTGCTCGCCGGCGTGCTGGTCCTGCTGGCGGCCGCCTTCGCCGTCCTCTGGGCGGTGATGCCGGGAGTCGCCGACGCGGAGGAGCGGGTGACCGCCCGGCTGGCCGAGCACGCCGGTGCCCCGCTGGACGCCGACGTGCCGCCACGGATCGCCGCGGCGCTGCTGGCCACCGAGGACAGCCACTTCCGCTCGCACCCGGGCATCGACTGGCGCGGCGTGCTCCGCGCGCCGCTCGGGCTCGTGACCGGCGTGGACCAGGGCGGCTCGACGCTGCACCAGCAACTGGCCCGGGCGCTCTACGAGGACGGCGCCACCGATCCGGCCGCGAAGGCCCGGGCGGTGGTCCTGGCGGTCAAGCTGGACCGGGCCTGGAGCGACGAGCAGATCCTGCGGATGTACCTCGACACCGCCTACTTCGGGCACGGCTTCTACGGGGTGCGCGCCGCCGCGGAGGGCTACTTCGGGCGGGCTCCCGAGCAGCTGACCTGGGCGCAGGCGACGATGCTCGTCGGGCTGGTGCAGGCGCCGAGCGCCTACGACCCCCTGGTGCACCCGGAGCGGGCCGCGGCGCGGCAGGAGCACGTGCTCGACCGGCTGGTGGCGGTGGGTGCGCTGGACCGGGCGGAGGCCGACGAGGTGGCGGCGCAGCCGTGGGACCTCGTCGGGGCGGGGTGA
- a CDS encoding MGMT family protein has product MPRPSRASDAVLDVDEVVFDAVEEIPPGRVSTYGAIGRLVGIGPRRVARALSQGGGAVPWHRVVRADGTAAEPVRARQLELLAAEGVPVRGGKVDLAAVGWPDRPPPARRPDVRGPGVPPGGDAGDQHDRPPGRCGRTQSRGGLTAS; this is encoded by the coding sequence GTGCCCCGGCCTTCCCGCGCGAGCGACGCCGTGCTCGACGTCGACGAGGTCGTGTTCGACGCCGTCGAGGAGATCCCGCCGGGGCGGGTGAGCACGTACGGCGCCATCGGCCGGCTGGTCGGGATCGGCCCGCGGCGCGTCGCCCGGGCTCTCTCGCAGGGCGGGGGAGCGGTGCCCTGGCACCGCGTCGTGCGCGCCGACGGCACGGCTGCCGAGCCGGTGCGGGCCCGCCAGCTCGAGCTGCTCGCCGCGGAGGGCGTCCCCGTGCGCGGCGGGAAGGTGGACCTCGCCGCCGTCGGCTGGCCCGACCGGCCACCTCCGGCACGCCGGCCGGACGTCCGGGGGCCCGGCGTACCACCCGGGGGTGACGCCGGCGACCAGCACGATCGTCCTCCGGGGCGATGCGGGCGGACGCAGTCGCGCGGTGGACTGACGGCGTCCTGA
- a CDS encoding TIGR03086 family metal-binding protein: protein MSDYSPVELLELFQRAQNQFTDRVDAVEPDRWEDQALPGWTVSDLVAHLVSEQLWVPPLMAGEPYAEGRFPDGTSDLLGADPLLGWESAADAALSAFAEDEGLVRTVHLSRGPTPSAEYIVEMTTDLTVHAWDLAHATGGDTELDGELVTAALVYAERLPEDGVPGLFDPPLDVSAAAPPQLRLLARFGRKPV, encoded by the coding sequence ATGTCCGACTACTCGCCCGTCGAGCTCCTCGAGCTCTTCCAGCGCGCCCAGAACCAGTTCACGGACCGGGTCGACGCGGTCGAACCGGACCGCTGGGAGGACCAGGCGCTGCCCGGGTGGACGGTGTCCGATCTCGTCGCGCACCTGGTGAGCGAGCAGTTGTGGGTGCCACCGCTGATGGCCGGCGAGCCGTACGCCGAAGGTCGCTTCCCCGACGGGACCTCCGACCTTCTCGGTGCCGACCCGCTGCTGGGCTGGGAGTCGGCTGCCGATGCGGCGCTGTCGGCGTTCGCCGAGGACGAGGGCCTGGTCCGGACGGTGCACCTCTCCCGGGGCCCCACGCCCAGCGCCGAGTACATCGTCGAGATGACCACGGACCTCACCGTCCACGCCTGGGACCTCGCGCACGCCACCGGCGGGGACACCGAGCTCGACGGCGAGCTGGTGACCGCGGCCCTGGTCTACGCCGAGCGGCTCCCCGAGGACGGCGTCCCCGGGCTGTTCGACCCGCCGCTGGACGTCTCCGCCGCCGCGCCGCCGCAGCTCCGGCTGCTCGCCCGCTTCGGCCGCAAGCCGGTCTGA